Proteins encoded by one window of Rouxiella chamberiensis:
- the cysC gene encoding adenylyl-sulfate kinase: MAQQDENIVWHPHAVTRADREARQGHRGVVLWFTGLSGSGKSTVAGALEQALFSLGVSTYLLDGDNVRHGLCRDLGFSDDDRRENIRRVGEVAKLMVDAGQVVLTAFISPHRAEREMVRELLDNGQFIEVFVDTPLAICEARDPKGLYRKARAGELKNFTGIDSVYESPLQPDVHLQGEQLVTQLVPQLLAVLRQRGIINS; the protein is encoded by the coding sequence ATGGCGCAGCAGGACGAAAACATCGTCTGGCATCCGCACGCGGTAACCCGTGCGGATCGCGAAGCCCGGCAGGGTCATCGGGGCGTTGTGCTGTGGTTTACGGGGCTTTCCGGCTCCGGTAAATCGACCGTCGCCGGCGCGCTGGAGCAGGCACTGTTCAGCCTCGGCGTAAGCACCTATCTGCTGGATGGTGACAATGTAAGACACGGTCTGTGCCGGGATCTGGGCTTTTCCGATGACGATCGCCGTGAAAACATTCGTCGCGTGGGCGAAGTCGCCAAGCTGATGGTCGATGCCGGTCAGGTGGTGTTGACCGCGTTTATTTCTCCGCATCGTGCCGAGCGCGAAATGGTGCGTGAGTTATTGGATAACGGGCAGTTTATCGAGGTCTTCGTGGATACGCCGCTGGCTATCTGCGAGGCGCGTGATCCCAAGGGATTGTACCGGAAGGCCCGTGCCGGCGAGCTGAAAAACTTCACCGGCATCGACTCGGTTTACGAGTCGCCCCTACAGCCTGATGTACACCTGCAAGGTGAACAATTAGTAACACAATTGGTGCCGCAATTATTAGCTGTGCTGCGCCAGAGAGGTATCATCAACTCCTGA
- a CDS encoding DUF3561 family protein, whose amino-acid sequence MQTLSQFFIDITRKKPVQQEREEPSYSLLGGCTGFVFFWLAFAIPFMVYGSNTLFFLLYTWPFFIALLPVSVLIGIAFSMLFGGTLWKILPSTGLAVICLFWTVFSFLSGW is encoded by the coding sequence ATGCAAACGTTAAGTCAGTTCTTTATCGACATCACCCGTAAAAAGCCCGTGCAGCAGGAAAGGGAAGAACCCTCCTATTCTCTGCTGGGCGGCTGTACGGGTTTTGTGTTTTTCTGGCTGGCCTTCGCGATCCCGTTTATGGTTTACGGCTCGAACACGCTGTTCTTTCTGCTCTACACCTGGCCGTTTTTTATTGCGTTACTGCCTGTCTCCGTGCTCATCGGTATTGCGTTCAGCATGCTGTTTGGCGGCACGCTTTGGAAAATCCTGCCGTCGACCGGTCTGGCGGTCATCTGTCTTTTCTGGACGGTATTCTCGTTTCTCTCCGGTTGGTAA
- the ispF gene encoding 2-C-methyl-D-erythritol 2,4-cyclodiphosphate synthase has protein sequence MRIGHGFDVHKFGGEGPLVIGGVRIPFDKGLLAHSDGDVALHAATDALLGAAALGDIGKLFPDTDPAYKGADSRELLREAYRQIQAKGYRLGNLDITIIAQAPKMLPHIPQMRVFIAEDLGCHMDDVNVKATTTEKLGFTGRGEGIACEAVALLLKD, from the coding sequence ATGCGTATCGGTCACGGTTTTGATGTTCATAAATTTGGTGGCGAAGGCCCTCTGGTGATTGGCGGTGTGCGTATTCCTTTCGACAAGGGACTTCTGGCGCACTCCGACGGCGACGTGGCGCTGCACGCGGCCACCGACGCGCTGCTTGGCGCGGCCGCGCTGGGGGACATCGGCAAACTGTTCCCGGACACCGATCCGGCATACAAGGGCGCCGACAGCCGCGAGCTGCTGCGCGAAGCCTATCGTCAGATTCAGGCAAAGGGCTATCGTCTGGGGAACCTCGATATCACTATCATCGCGCAGGCACCGAAAATGTTGCCGCACATTCCACAGATGCGCGTGTTTATCGCCGAAGATCTGGGATGTCATATGGACGACGTCAACGTCAAGGCGACCACCACCGAAAAGCTGGGCTTTACCGGCCGTGGTGAGGGCATCGCCTGCGAAGCCGTTGCCCTGCTTCTCAAGGATTAA
- the ispD gene encoding 2-C-methyl-D-erythritol 4-phosphate cytidylyltransferase has translation MSHPAVSPANIVAVLPAAGIGSRMQSELPKQYLTIDGKTLLEHAIGALLRSPRVSQVIVAISPQDTFFSQLPLAHDPRVKVVTGGAQRADSVLAGLKQAGNAGWVLVHDAARPCLHQDDLERLLAIGEHSKVGGILAAPVRDTMKRGEPGIEKIAHTVDRQDLWHALTPQFFPLELLKSCLIRALDEGATVTDEASALEYCGYHPQLVPGRSDNIKVTRPEDLALAAFFLTQLHQEESA, from the coding sequence ATGAGTCATCCAGCCGTTTCCCCGGCCAATATCGTCGCGGTGTTACCCGCCGCCGGTATTGGCAGCCGCATGCAAAGCGAACTTCCGAAACAGTATCTGACCATCGACGGGAAAACCCTGCTCGAACACGCAATCGGGGCGCTCTTACGCAGCCCGCGTGTCAGTCAGGTCATTGTCGCAATCAGCCCGCAGGACACCTTTTTCTCGCAGCTTCCACTGGCGCACGACCCGCGCGTAAAAGTGGTAACCGGCGGCGCTCAACGCGCCGATTCGGTGCTGGCTGGCCTCAAGCAGGCCGGAAACGCCGGATGGGTGCTGGTTCATGACGCGGCGCGGCCTTGCCTGCACCAAGACGATCTCGAGCGTTTACTGGCTATTGGCGAGCACAGCAAGGTCGGCGGCATTCTGGCCGCCCCCGTGCGCGACACCATGAAACGCGGCGAACCGGGCATTGAAAAAATCGCCCATACCGTCGACAGGCAAGACCTGTGGCACGCGCTGACGCCGCAATTTTTCCCGCTGGAACTGCTGAAAAGCTGTCTGATTCGCGCGCTGGACGAAGGCGCAACGGTCACCGACGAAGCCTCGGCGCTGGAATATTGTGGCTACCATCCGCAGCTGGTGCCCGGAAGATCCGATAATATTAAAGTTACCCGTCCAGAAGATCTGGCACTGGCAGCATTCTTTTTAACTCAGTTGCACCAAGAGGAGAGCGCATGA
- the ftsB gene encoding cell division protein FtsB: protein MGKLTLLLLIILGWLQYSLWLGKNGIHDYVRVNDDVEVQQGSNVKLKSRNDQLFAEIDDLNGGQEAIEERARNELGMIKPGESFYRLVPDQNKRAQASNTTQARTNNNP from the coding sequence ATGGGCAAATTAACGCTGTTATTATTGATTATACTTGGCTGGCTACAGTATTCGCTGTGGTTGGGCAAGAACGGTATTCACGATTACGTGCGGGTTAATGACGATGTTGAGGTCCAGCAGGGCAGCAACGTGAAACTTAAATCACGCAACGACCAACTCTTCGCAGAGATTGACGACCTTAACGGGGGTCAGGAGGCGATTGAGGAACGCGCACGCAACGAGCTGGGCATGATAAAGCCTGGCGAGAGTTTCTATCGCCTTGTGCCGGACCAGAACAAGCGCGCACAGGCTTCCAACACAACGCAAGCAAGAACCAACAATAATCCATGA
- the truD gene encoding tRNA pseudouridine(13) synthase TruD, translated as MDMNNLTWLYGKPLSNGTLKAHAEDFIVEEDLGFEPDGEGEHLLVRIRKTGCNTQFVAEQLARFAGVHPRSVSYAGLKDRHAVTEQWFCVHLPGKENPDLANFKLEGCEVVRFARHLKKMRIGTLKGNAFTLVLRDLTNLADIEQRLAQIQTRGVPNYFGVQRFGRGGNNLVQAVRWARDEIRVKERPKRSFYLSASRSALFNMVSSERLAKGLMQEALLGDALQLSGRGSWFVAKAEELASVQSRVAQGELLITAPLPGDGPLGSQQDAEEFELSCIADQTYLLSLLKRERVDPARRAIMLHPQHLAWKALDASTLELKFWLPAGSFATSLVRELMGQQEGDADISE; from the coding sequence GTGGATATGAATAACCTGACCTGGCTGTACGGCAAGCCGCTTTCCAACGGCACGCTGAAAGCCCATGCAGAAGATTTTATTGTCGAAGAAGATCTCGGCTTTGAACCGGATGGGGAAGGCGAACATCTGCTGGTGCGGATCCGTAAAACCGGCTGCAACACGCAGTTTGTGGCCGAGCAGCTGGCGCGTTTCGCCGGTGTGCATCCGCGCTCTGTCAGTTACGCGGGCCTGAAGGATCGCCATGCGGTCACCGAGCAGTGGTTCTGCGTTCACCTGCCGGGTAAAGAAAATCCCGATCTCGCCAATTTCAAGCTCGAAGGCTGCGAAGTCGTGCGTTTTGCCCGCCATCTCAAGAAGATGCGCATCGGCACGCTCAAAGGCAATGCCTTTACCCTGGTGCTGCGTGACCTGACAAATCTGGCCGATATCGAACAGCGGCTGGCGCAAATCCAGACTCGCGGCGTGCCGAACTATTTCGGCGTGCAACGCTTTGGGCGTGGCGGAAATAATCTGGTGCAGGCGGTGCGCTGGGCCCGCGATGAGATTCGCGTTAAAGAACGTCCAAAGCGCAGTTTTTACCTCTCTGCCAGCCGCAGCGCGCTGTTTAATATGGTGTCCAGCGAACGCCTCGCCAAGGGGCTGATGCAGGAAGCGCTGCTGGGCGATGCCCTTCAGTTAAGCGGTCGCGGCAGCTGGTTTGTTGCCAAAGCGGAAGAGCTGGCGTCGGTGCAATCTCGTGTTGCGCAGGGCGAACTGCTTATCACCGCGCCGTTGCCGGGCGATGGCCCGCTCGGCTCGCAGCAGGATGCCGAAGAATTTGAGCTAAGCTGTATTGCAGACCAGACCTATCTTCTGTCGCTGCTCAAGCGCGAGCGCGTCGACCCTGCACGACGCGCCATTATGCTGCATCCACAGCATCTGGCGTGGAAAGCGCTGGACGCGAGCACGCTGGA